A single region of the Chrysoperla carnea chromosome 5, inChrCarn1.1, whole genome shotgun sequence genome encodes:
- the LOC123300058 gene encoding GPI mannosyltransferase 4 — MTEDHNNENESDKTDEDNQVDENEFDALYAVYKTKRENEDTNTKIYIVFVFLRILMTLLPQSGYIHPDEFIQSIEVVGGSILNADVEFPWEFNRTNPVRSIFIPGIVHGVPIWCLKQLNRLFEYIFDINILTPYSLIVFPRLTLCIASFIIDYALYDICRIYSRPYHAKLTILASSYVMLVYATRTFSNTIEMVLFSILIWMIAICIYDHQLIVKFRAQFLRISNGLETPRSRVKHLKILKLIESLNLQHCFLIACIAVIGCFNRPTFVLFGVGPLFFWIHRGLSSEYITVKDVHTRMLMFLLSAVPLILLIIIVDSSYFGYLTGPEIMNLDISLKNFVFPPWNFLKYNMNVNNLAKHGIHPKYVHFLVNMPLLFGCLAFVMGRSLLMNAIKFVQNPKLQGYNRAIDIDNFMRVTLISPLVLLSWFPHQEPRFIIPIILPLIFLYGDELYDIMSKTSFMNTLFRLWMLFNFLMTIFYGFIHQGGVYHLSNFVHNEINTSPLNTTFHLVLSHTYSYPRILLNQPDTNIIFRSTTGAYFQKKRRVYYYEQQSQPVSNLVDKVNIIYNTYKSSSTPFKIFICLPSLLGHEFETNIRQNDNFILSYIDSLFPHLSIESITTPDVWGLAKYETLHYKLLSIISKFENILSLNVYSISYMGEIS; from the exons ATGACAGAAGATCACAACAATGAAAATGAGAGTGACAAGACTGATGAAGATAATCAAGTAGATGAAAATGAATTTGATGCCTTATATGCCGTTTACAAAACGAAACGTGAAAATGAGGATACAAATacgaaaatatatatagtatttgtatttcttCGAATATTAATGACTTTATTACCCCAATCGGGTTATATTCATCCAGATGAATTTATTCAGTCTATTGAAGTCGTTGgag gttcaattctCAATGCAGATGTAGAATTCCCATGGGAATTCAATCGGACGAATCCAGTACGGAGTATATTCATACCAGGAATAGTCCATGGAGTTCCAATATggtgtttaaaacaattaaatcgactattcgaatatatatttgatataaatatactCACGCCTTACTCGTTAATAGTATTTCCACGATTAACGCTATGTATAGcttcatttattattgattacgCTTTATACGATATTTGTCGTATTTATTCCCGTCCATATCATGCAAAGTTAACGATTTTAGCCAGCTCATATGTTATGTTAGTATACGCAACGCGTACATTTTCCAATACAATTGAAAtggtattattttcaattttaatatggaTGATTGCAATTTGTATTTACGATCATCAATTAATCGTAAAATTTCGTGCACAGTTTTTACGTATTTCTAATGGTTTGGAAACACCACGTAGTCgtgtaaaacatttaaaaattttaaaattaattgaaagtttaaatttaCAACATTGTTTTCTAATAGCGTGTATCGCTGTTATTGGTTGTTTTAATCGACCCACGTTTGTTTTATTTGGAGTGGGTCCATTATTTTTCTGGATACATCGTGGACTAAGTTCTGAATATattacagttaaagatgttcaTACACGaatgttaatgtttttattaagtgCCGTAccgttaattttgttaattattattgttgattcATCCTATTTTGGATATTTAACTGGTCCAGaaattatgaatttagatatatccttgaaaaattttgtttttccaccatggaattttttgaaatataatatgaatgttAATAATTTGGCGAAACATGGAATACATCCAAAATATGTGCATTTTTTGGTGAATATGCCTTTGTTGTTTGGATGTTTGGCATTTGTGATGGGACGATCGTTATTAATGAACGCTATTAA attTGTACAAAATCCTAAGCTTCAAGGATACAATCGTGCGATcgatatagataattttatgcgTGTCACATTAATTTCACCGCTAGTTTTACTATCATGGTTCCCACATCAAGAACCACGATTTataattccaataattttaccgttaatatttttatatggtgATGAATTATATGATATTATGTCAAAAACATCATTTATGAATACGTTATTTCGATTATGGatgttattcaattttttgatgacCATTTTTTATGGATTTATTCATCAGGGTGGTGTTTATCACTTATCAAATTTCGTGCACAATGAAATTAACACATCACCTTTAAATACAACATTCCATTTAGTTTTGAGTCATACATACAGCTATCCACGAATTTTATTAAACCAGCCCgacactaatattatttttcgatcaACGACTGGTGCATATTTTCAGAAGAAACGTcgtgtttattattatgaacaACAAAGTCAACCAGTATCGAATTTAGTTGATAAagtgaatattatttacaatacgtATAAAAGTTCATCCACaccctttaaaatatttatctgttTACCAAGTTTACTTGGACatgaatttgaaacaaatattcgacaaaatgataattttatcttatcttatattgATAGTTTATTTCCACATTTAAGTATTGAATCAATCACAACACCTGATGTATGGGGTTTGGCCAAATATGAAACGTTAcattataaattgttatcaattatttccaaatttgaaaatattcttagtCTGAATGTTTATAGTATCTCATATATGGGGGAAATTAGTTAA